The genomic stretch tttgtaaaactACATTCATTTTGAAGCGGAGGTAGTATCATTCTTTATGCTAATTAAACGGTAACATTCCAACAAATACGCCTCTAAAATCACATTAATTAAAACATTAAAATTTGGTATTGAGTATAATCACCATCTAATTGAGAAATACATAACATAGTACATAAGAACTAATACAAGAATGTCTAATATAACTAATAGAGAAAACACAACGAAAACTTAAACATAAGACAACTAGGTCTTTAAGTCTTTGGCTATTCTTGCCAAATCCTTAACCCTTTCTTGGATTACCTGGAAAAAAACAATATAATTGGGTGAGATAATTATATCTTAGTGGAGTTCTCTATCTTATGGATCCATTCGACTATTGTTTACTAGTGTTTTTGATAAACAGTCACGGGCCTAGAAAGTCTATGAGATAAACTCGAAAAATATCCAAAGCAATTTATGCAAATGGTTTGTGTGAACACACGTGCGTGTGAATTGAATGCAGTCGTCGCGTGAACGATAATGGCGTAGAAAAAAACTTTAAATGAAGTTAAGTTGTGATAAATGACAAGGTAAAATGCAATAAATGATATTAAATAAAGCAAAAGTAAAAGTAAATATTTTGTTTAAGGAAACAAAAACCTGATGAAAATATTGGACACAGACACATACATGTTTCTCACTCAAGTGTTTCGCTCTTTAACTCGAGTACTCTAGTGGTATGGAGAGTATGTATGAAATTTTGCGACCCCTTGATCACATGTATGAGTCTGCTATTTATTCTATTTGCAAAGTAACCATCGACGACAATTATGACTACTAGGGAACTACTGCATTCACTCCACGTTCAACCTTCAGGCTTCCACTAGCGTGCTTACATGTCATCCACGACTTTATCTGTTTAAAATCCATGTTGAGTTGTAATTGCTTCCAACTTCCTCACAAATCCCTGATGGTAATCGCTCCAACGTGCTATCGACACTGCCTATCGAGGACCATGGACTTGTAAATTTACTAAGTCTTTCAACCTTATGTGGTTCAGTTGACTGTCTTTTTGCTGAAATAAAGGTTCCCGTCGACTACCCTTTTTAAGATTCTGGAAATGTTTCCAAGTGATCATGTATTGTGGATTTATCCATGAGATTCCTCCAAACCACGTTTTCTTGTGTCCACAGCTTGGTCGATCCCTCATTATTAGTCTGCCGATGCTTCATCATTAATGCACTTTAAAACACTTAATTAATGCTTTCTCTTAGCATATGTATTTTCATTGACATTCTTTGTTGACTTTCTACTAGCTGAAAAATCCAAGTGTAACAGATGTCTTCCAAAAAATGTCCCTGTCGACCCATATTTGAAGGGAAAAAGGTGGCATTTTTTGTAACCATTTTGTCATTGTTCATATTTTGTACCACGTCATCTAAGTCATGTTTATTGTCAGTCATCATGACTAACGTTTTACCAAAACGGCACGCCTTAAAATGTGCAAACGACAGCAAATCATTACCCTGATTTCCAAGGTCATTGAGTAACCACTAAAGCGGAATTTAACattttacttttttattttaatattaatttttccTTGCTTAGAGGCTAATCGTTGGCTTCAAACACTCCACCTGTCCACGTTCTTGGGAAACGTTTCACTACCCCTCTATTTAAaccattcttcttcttcacttcTTCCTTCTTTACTCATCTTCCCTACGGATACACCAAAAAAGAAGGTGAACATTATTTCCAATATTTTTTCTTCACCATTTCCAATTGCTTTTCCCCCATTTTCTTCAAGCTATCAATGGCACCAAATCGCTCTGCCCCATAACACACTCCTTTTGTTATTCAAATTAACGGACCAATCTTGGTTGGAAACCAGACTTACGTCCCTGAGCCACCTCTGACAGAAACCACCAAAAGGTTATGGTATTCTGAGGCCTTGATCCCTTACTCAATTGTATACACCATATTTGTAATACCCTGAATtcaattatttgatttaattgaaGTGTTTAGGATCTTATTTGAATTGATTGACATTGTATTTTTTTATGGTGTGGTTGTAGGGTGAGTGTCCTTTAAGTAAGGGTATATGGAGAGTAGAAGCTTTGCTTTTGTGTTTAgaaatattaaattttttaatgATGATTGAAATAACATTTTTTATTTGAATTCATTAATTAATTACTGAGAAAATAATATGTGTAGAGGAATTAAGGGCATGGTTGGAAATAAGTAAAATATGGAGGGTAGGAAAGGGAGACAAGGATAAGTTGGAGGGTAAAAGGGGAAAAGTCTTTTTAGAAGAAAATGGGTATTGGAATGAAATAGGGAATTTGGGAACCTATAGAGTCAGTACGTGTTTTCGAGAGTTGGATCAAAAGAGGCAAAGAGGGAGAGCAAAGGCTTAAGGTTGAAGAAGAACTTTAAGGATCAAAGATTTTTTTTGCTGGAAATCAGGTAAGGGGAATATGTGCTTCTCTAATGGGTGTTAAAACATGTGGGGGTGGATGGAGGAACCCTTAACTTCCTTAGGATTGGGTGTTGTTATTCTCAATTATGATGTATGTGTTATAATTATTGATTGCAAGATAAAATTGTGTGGAATTCTTGTACCCGATGTATTcatatgttttattttattattgttaATCATGTGATGTCATTGGTTGATAGTTGAAGGTTTTTGACCTTGAATGTGTTATTGATAATTTAGAGATGATGAGTATGATGATGTGTTGTAATATGATATTGATTCATGAAAATTATAGAGTAGTGTTGAATTAGGAAGATATAACCATGAGAAATTGGATCTTATTTGATGAATCTTCGTAGCACGAGTTTTTGGCACATGAGGGGGTGTTTGGATGCTTTAAAAACTAatttttgggaaacttttgcagCATGAGTCGGCCTATGAAGGTCATATGTCGACACATGAAGTTGGCATATAGGACAAGCCGTACGTGCTTTAAAAATGCAGCACATGGGCTGACCTGTAACTCATATGTGTCGACATAGGCAAAattttcttctatgtgtcgacctatggATTGTATGTGTCGGCACATAGACTACTTTTTCActtaaaaacttatttttcaagCATGAAACCTTTTCTAACTTATTTCAAAATGCTTATAGGCTTTCTAATGCTAAGTTACCCTAATAATAGCTAATTGTCAACTGTAGAGATGTTTATGATGACTTGTTTGATTAGTTAGTGAATCGTTACAGTGAATACCAAGATCTGTTGTTGTTTTTGGGTGAAGTGATATGATTGATTGTTATTGAATCATGTATATACCAAGAGGGAATAtgatcctatggtggggatcggGGAGCAAAATGACTCTGAGTGTTCATATCATCTACCACATGCATGCCGGGTCAGTGTTGAGTGCATTGCATAAGAGTTGCATCTGCGTTTATTATTTGTTGATGTGTTGTTCGATGCGAATACTTAGTATGTTGGTATTCATCGAGTAATGTGTATGATGATGATGCTATGCAATAATTTATTTCCGTTTGTTTTCATCGTTAATTATTGAAGTGtattctcaccctttctgtttgaatgttgcctttacatgggcatcgtaCAGATACTCGGGAGTAGCTTGTTGcagtaagtggaaggtagctcttggagTGGCTTCCTATTAGTTCTCGTTATTATAGTAGGGTATTGCTCTGGTCAATGTAACATCAGGCTGGGAACATTTTCTCTAATTTCTTTTGTCTTGTTGAAATTGCTATCATGTTTGATGAGGTTTTAAATGGCGATGAGTTGAACATTACAACTCTTGTTAAGGTGTTATCATGTTTGAAGTTATGAGATTTAATTTCCTGAATTGCGATTATTAATTGTTTGATTTGTTTTGGTGATGATTATGCTAcaatgataccctaagtgaaggtgagcagGCGATAATAGGTGTTGTGTGAGATTTTGTAACATGTGTTATGGAGCAGGATTTGTTAGTGTTGTGTGTGACACCCTATGCGGTTGTGaatttttattaaattatgcGTTAAAATTTTATGcagggtttagggtgttacatagtggtatcaaAGCGGGTCGGTCTGTCCGGCTAGGTTTTGTAATGTAGTCGAGTCCCTTGTATGCGACATGTGTATGTACATTATCGATGCATTATTCTTCTAATGCTTGTTTGATGATGTGCAGAATGGCTGGAATAAATGACCGCATTATTGCTGATGCTTTAGAGTTAGTGGCTTAAGCACTACACAGACAACATAATCAGGCAGGTGATTAGTTTCGTGGGTTAGGAAAATTCCGAGGAATAATCCGCCAACGCTTAATGGCAGGTATGATCTGGAGGGTGCTTAGGTGTGGCTTTAAGATATTGATAAGATCTTTCGAGTAATGGCCTATACTGAAGAACATAAAGAATTGTTTGGTACTCACATGTTCTCTGAGGAAGCTGAAGACTGctgggataacactcgccagagacTAGAAGTTGTtggtgctgagatcacttgggttGTGTTCAGGTTGAAATTCTTAGAGAAATACTTTCCTAAAGATGTCTGTAGCAAGAAGGagattgaattccttgagcttAAGCAAGAAAACATGACGGTTTCTGAATATGTTGCCAAGTTTGAGGAGTTGGTGAAGTTTTGTCCTCATTACAATGGTGCAGCTGTGGAGGGATCAAATGCATTAATTTTGAGAACAGACTACGACCTGAGATTAAGCAGGGAATTGGCTACCAAGAGATTCACAGGTTTCCTACTCTAGTGAACAAGTGTAGGATTTATGATGAGGACTGTAGGGCTCGTTCCACTTACTACAAGAATGTTCGTGAGAGGAAGGGAAAGAACCAGTTTAGGGGAAAACCTTATAGTTCCCTAGAGGAAAAAGGGAAGCAGAGGACTAcagatgagaagaagccaagtgggggagtGACTCCCATTTCTGTcaagtgtttcaagtgtggcgagtCGGGCCACCATGCTAATGAGTGTAAGAATAATATTCTGGGATGCATTAAATGTGGTAAGACAAGTCACCATGTTATGGATTGAAACAGAAATGGGCTGATTTTTTTATAACTGCAGCGAGATAGGTCATTTCAGTACCAAttgtcagaagccaaagaaagCACAGTCGGGAGGGAAACTCTTTGCCTTGTCTGGGACATAGACTACTAGTGGTGACTGTGTTGATTCGAGGTACATGTTTTATAAATGGTATTCCTTTGATTGCTATTATTGACACGGGTGTGACGCATTCGTTTGTTTAGCTTGATTGTGCGGATAAGGTGGGTTTGTAGTTGTCCTCTATGTTGGTGTAaaccctagaggccaatacttttggtacttgtatcgaattatttattaataataaaaggctttttctttattatgtttgtttaataaagtccctagaatagctagtccgtttaatgtatcaagtgtgacttaatcatgagatcacattaaacataaggacactattcttaaagtatccgtagtcgagatttattgtgaagtgggataacattaaagcataaagactattatgtatatagactgatgatcacatctcatggatcatggataaggagttatcaagtcttaaacataggtatgaatattaagagtaatatttatactggattgacccgctatgagaatactatatagaatgttatgcaaagtgtcataagttattctcatggtgataatggtgtataccatccttcgacctgaaaccactatggaccctagatgtagagtcgagtgccttgttgctgatcaaacattgtccgtaactggatgaccataaagacagttgatgggtactccacgaagcatgctaagggacatgagtgacctagatggaatttacccatcctgcgtaacaggataaatgtctatgggcccaatattgaactggacaaggatgacatggttTATGTCTTGTGTtaaatatagacataagggcaaaaggataattatacacataagtattatcacagaaggatttgtcagatcacatgacatttttcgtgtcttggtagcagtgatgtgttgctagataccgctcactgtttattatgttaaatgcgtgatttaatataattgccaatgcctccaaaacctacagggtcacacacaaaaggacgaattgatgatagatagagtaactaaggaacatcgtaaggtacggtgcacttaagtgaattgtagaacatcgtaagatacgatgtacttaagtagaatacgaaatatggtaaggtaccacgcacttaagtgattttggcatattataagatatgggccacatacacttaagtggactttttagcttgcagctcacacaagtggttctataaatagaacccttgcgCATAAGCATTTGcgcagttgcaatttcgtttctcactctctcactcaaagccttcattcgtagcagctagcactgagattgaaggaatccgttcgtgtggactgagtagtggcgttgtcatcgttcaacattcgtgattgctccgtagatctgcatcaaaggtttcagtcgtcacaagaggtaacgattctatcactgatcatgcccattcgtaaggatcactaaaggagaacATTTTAAATTCCGCTACGTTTTTTATCgttattctccttcagtggtatcagagccacttacgaaaccatgcatctgatagctgtttattttctgtattaatatgattaaaagacaaaatgaatcaaagaataaatgagtaattaaatttggcatcatgtgtgtacgatttggatgattgatgttgactatgcttcggaatccgacattagtatggtgaagcagcgatacatcgatcgtccataggttacgcaattgagatcgatcaagttatatatatgatataagtaatcctaatgcaaaatacggtatatatgatataccgtttctgtttcattcattcaaacacttaatggttgttttcctttgagcgatcaatggtcgtttgcttcttgatccgacattagtatggtgaagcaatgacctgttgatcaatcatactgaatcaacaatcaaggtgtgtttgacggtctgaaattggtgcattagggttagtgacggcacaagggttgtgctgcCAAAGAGTTATGAATTGAGGGATTGTTGTTTCACGTCTGTTGATTGTTTCAAAGCActgattttggccgcgtgacgttcgtcatgggtctgtgacggtcgtaacaagctggacgtgacggtcgtgacatgctttgtgacggtcgtcacattcacaaagTCTGTATTCTCTGCGTAGTATGATgggtcgccgaaatttaatttggttttaattaaaagaattaaaattaataataataatgtgtttattattattgtcttgtggtgatcggttatggccttagttttcctttattttgttttgggattttaaaatacgacctgcgtgtcgtgcctctcttttaatctcttaatgtaacttcttttctcatctcactccctcgtatgtaaaacgagtttcttttatgtaatgtaatgttacgaagaaagagaagaattaaatatcaaaggaggacaaccttgaaggtcttgcttggagaagcttagatcattattaggttagcttaggttctctcattggcttgggagaacaattgcgctagggggccataactgtttcattatatatgttgatgcatgtgaatgaatgttgatacatgtgagagatgatttatatgataaataagccggtgagatcagaataattgcaaattccctcaaattaaatattaagtttatgctttccaagttttagcactcatcaagactagtatcgaataatgtaggtttcgcctacgcgaggtgcatgttctatattagtaaggtgcgatgggataattgtaatatccaattgctaaaacaatgggtcaaacttaactaaacaaattataataagattatatgtgtttagaagcaagagttggaaatgattcatgtgatggattggaataaggagttattcacccaactaaaatattcgagagttgtattagatacaattggaaggagttcctacctaaataacctagttttgcgtaatccgcctacgcggacttaaaacaaagtgaaatgtggatctcgactcactagaaaatcttccaacaggattttctgaatcaaatggtgagggtcatttgttttgagtaaaatagtgggagcatatttaattaaaggcctaattaaatatgttattgatacttatattttcattaatttcatgtagattaccatgacaacaaacacctctaacaacattttgcgatcaatccttgacaaggaaaaattgtctgggacaaattttctagattggcaccgaaatctaaggattgtcctcaaacatgatagaaagctgtatgtcttggagaaacctgttcctgaagaggaacctcctagttctgcacctaaggcagaaaaagatgcttataagaagcatgtcgatgatgccaatgaaactacttgtctcatgctagctaccatgaactcagagttgcaaaagcaacatgagaacatgacaacgtttgatatgatcgaacacctgaatatgctctatcaagagaaagcaaggaatgcaaggtttgaagtttcaaaagccctttttcaaggaaagttagctgagggagcccctgtaggtccccatgtgctcaagatgattaggtatgtggaaaaccttgagaggttgggttttcccctcggaaaggaacttgcgactgatttgatcttgcaatcgtttccagatagattcagtcaatttgtcctaaatttcaatatgaatgatatggacaaatctcttcctgaactgctagccatgttaagaactgctgagcagaatctgaagtcaaaagggaagttcattctgatgatcggaaatggaaagagacagaacaaaagacccaccaagcagggtgataaagggaaaggcaaggaagttgtcaaacccagacccactgtttctgctttgaagcctagtggaggcatagcaaaggaaggtacctgcttccattgcggtaagaccggacactggaagaaaatctgcccaaagtacctggaagataagaagaatggagtagagacttcaacttcaagtatttttgttattgaaattaatttatctacttctgcatcatgggtattagatactggatgtggttctcacatttgtacaaatgtgcaggggctaaaaaggagtagagatttggaaaaaggtgaagttgacctacgagttggcaatggagcaaaggttgctgctttagccataggaacttatATATTGACTatacctagtggtttaataattcagttagagaattgttattatgtgcctgcaattagcaggaatattatttccgtttcttgtttggccaagtttggttttttatttataataaagaataattgttgctcaatttatttgaatgatatattctatgctactgcacaaatgaacaatggactatatgtccttgatcttgaaatgcctatttataacattaatactaaaagaatgaaacctaatgagttaaatccaacttacctttggcattgtcgattaggccacataaatgagaaatgcatttccaaactccataaagatagactcttggactcttttgattatgaatcatatgagacatgcaaatcttgtttaattggaaagatgacaaagtctccattcacaagaaaaggtgaaagagctaatgatcttttggccctcatacatactgatgcATGTGAaccactgaacataccatccagaggaggttttcagtacttcatcacatttactgatgattttagtagatatggctatgtgtatttaatgaaacacaagctagagtcctttgaaaagttcaaggaattcaagaatgaagtacaaaaccaactaggtaagaatattaaaactcttcgatcagatcgaggtggtgagtatttaagcctagagtttgatgaccatctgaaagagtgtgggatcctatcccaacttactcctcctggaacaccccaatggaatggtgtatctgagagaagaaatcgaaccctgttagacatggtctgatccatgatgagtcacgtcgatcttccaaactccttttggggacatgcattattgacatcagcttacacacttaaccgtgttccatccaaaaaggttgagaagacaccatatgagatatggagtggtaagaaaccacatatgtcttacatgaagatttggggttgcaaagtttatgtgaaacgacaaatttcaactaagcttgagcccaaatctgacaaatgcttatttgtggggtatcctaaagaaacaagagggtattacttctacaatccttttgagGGTAAATTGTTTGTTgctcgaactagagttttcctagaaaatgattttatttccaaaggaatcagtgggaggaaagtagagcttgaagaaattcaagaatcacaaagcattgatacacctatggaggaattagagtaggaaacacaagtagttgtggaagagcaacttgctcaagtaaaacaagaccaacgtaggtcaagcatgatacgtcacctacctgagagatatggatatctcataactgatcaaggtaATGTATTACTtatggatcaagatgagcctgtgacctaccaagaggccataactggtcctgagtctgagaagtggctagaagccatgaaatatgaaatggattccatgtacacaaaccaagtttgaACCTTGGTAGAGCATCCcgtaggagttaaccctataggatgcaagtgggtcttcaaaaagaagactaacatggatggtaaggtacatacctataaggcaagactggttgcaaaaggatataaacaaattcatggggttgactatgatgaaatcttttcaccagttgtaatgcttaaatctgttcggattttacttgctatcgctgcgtatcatgattatgaaatatggcagatggatgtcaaaactgctttccttaatgggaatcttcttgaggatgcgtaaatgacacaacctgaaggatttgacatgCCTGAAGAAGCCCgaaagatatgtaagttacaaagatcaatctatggattgaagcaagcttcaagaagctagaatcttcgttttgatgaaacaataaaacaatatggattcatcaagaacgaagatgagccttgtgtctacaagaaggttagtgggagcatgatcgttttcctggtattatatgtagatggcatattactcattggaaacgatgtccccaccctacaacaagtaaagtcttggttggggaaatgcttttctatgaaggacctaggtcaagcagcctatatattaggaatcagaatctatatagatggatcacaaa from Lathyrus oleraceus cultivar Zhongwan6 chromosome 7, CAAS_Psat_ZW6_1.0, whole genome shotgun sequence encodes the following:
- the LOC127103345 gene encoding uncharacterized protein LOC127103345 — its product is MAYTEEHKELFGTHMFSEEAEDCWDNTRQRLEVVGAEITWVVFRLKFLEKYFPKDVCSKKEIEFLELKQENMTVSEYVANCGGIKCINFENRLRPEIKQGIGYQEIHRFPTLVNKCRIYDEDCRARSTYYKNVRERKGKNQFRGKPYSSLEEKGKQRTTDEKKPSGGVTPISVKCFKCGESGHHANECKNNILGCIKCGKTSHHVMD